The following is a genomic window from Dama dama isolate Ldn47 chromosome 4, ASM3311817v1, whole genome shotgun sequence.
gatttcctttaggattgactggcttgatctccttgctgcccaagggtctctcaagagtcttctccaacaccacagtttgaaagcatcaattcttccatgcttgggcttctttatggttcaactctcacatccatcataactactggagaaacctcaactttgactagacagacctttgttggcaacgtgatgtctctgctttttaaggtgctgtctaggtttgtcatagcttgtcttAACTGAGATACAATATTACATAATTTTAAGATGTATAAAGTGACACTGATCAATGTGTTTATTGTGAGATGATCGCCACAATAAGAAACTAGCCATCTTTAGTATACCATTCAGTGGCACTTAGTACATTCACAACGTTGTGCAACCATCTCCTCCATGCAGCTCCAAACATCTTCATCACTACAGAAGGAAACCCTGTACGCACTGAGCAGTCACGGTCTACCTGTCACCCACCCGTAAACCCGAGCCTATGGCAACCACTCGTTTTCTTTGTATGTCTATGGATTTAGTTATTTTGGATGTTTCATATTCTATCTTTCCACAGGACTACTGGTTCTGGGACTTCATGAATCAGTCATGCTTAACAAAGTGTTTGCAGGCTTGAACATTTCTGGtctcatcttcatcatcatctcTGGCTTCATTATGGGAGACCTGCACAACTGGAAGCTCACAGAACAGGACTACACATTGAACACATCTGAATCCACTGACACCTCTAGGTTAGGAGAGTACTCTTGGCTGAgtaatgtctgtgtgtgtgatgtgcAGAGCTGAGAAGATGGTGGGGACCAAAGAGATTGGGGCTGATGGATCCAATGGTGGGGTCGTGGAGCCCAGGAGTTGTGATAGTAACTGAGGATACAAGTAGAGATGGCTGAACTCACCTCACCCATGATCTTCCTCATTCCTTCTCTCATCACAGCTTGGGACCTCTGGGTGCTGGAGGGTTTATACCTTTTGGCATtgaagggattctccagggagcAGCAACATGCATCTATGCCTTTGTTGGTTTTGATGTCATTGCTACGACAGGTAATAGGGTCACTGTGcaccttttttccccccatttatttttattagttggaggctaattactttacagtattgtagtggtttttgtcatctTATCAAGGGTCTGGGCAGGTTGGGCCGCCCTTGGGCACAGGGGTTGGGAGAAGGTTAGACTGTGTTTGGAGCTGCAAGGGGAAATTGGGTTTTGTGCTTTCATTCCAATATGTTTACTGACCTAATACTCTCCCCATCTTGCAGGGGTAGAAGCCAGAAATCCTCAGCGTTCCATCCCCATTAGCATCATGATCACAATCTTGATCTGCTTTTTGATGTATATTGGTGTCTCGGCGGCACTCACCCTCCTGGTGCCCTACTACCAGATTCACCCTGGGAGCCTCCTGCTGCAGGCTTTCCTTGATGTTGGGTGGAGGCATCTAAGATATGTcctggctgctatcaccatctgtgCTCTTTCATCCAGGTCAGTATCAAAGCTTTTTCTCCATCCTCTGTCAGATTATCAGCCATCGTAGCCTCGGTttgagaaacaaaagagaaagacagttAGCCCATGTAGACTAGGGAGCAGAAACCCCAGTCTCTCCtgcttctccccttcctcccacaTGTCCACTTTCTCTCCCAGCCTCCTAGGCACCATGTTCTCTATGCCTCGTGTGATCTACACAATGGCAGAGGATGGGCTCCTTTTCAGGAGACTTGCCCAAATCCATGCCCGCACACGAACTGCCATCTGGACCATCTTGGCTTCTGGAAGTCTTGCAGGTGAATAAACAAAACTTCTTTGATCATTTTTCTTAACTTGCATATTTCCATGGTCTCACTGTCTCCCCCCACTTTGTTTGTGCCCTGATTTTAGCGGTCATGGCACTACTCTTTGAGCTCACTGATCTTGTGGACCTCATGTCAATTGGGACCCTACTCGCTTACTCCTTGGTGGCCTTTTCTGTGCTTGTCCTCAGGTGAGATCCCACGACACGTTGACTGGGGGTCTGACTGGTGGGGATTGATGTGAAGATGATCCTCTTCTGCCTTCATGCTGCCTTCAAAATGACCAACGATGATTAATTTGGGAAAGAGATGGAATCATCTGGGTGATGTTGGATGAGTAGGGGATACTATTAATACTGCCTTAATCTTTCTAATTCAGGTATCAACCAGAACAGAATTTAAGCCAGAATGAGACAGCAGAAgaggaaatagatatttttcagtTGGAAGCAAGGCCTTTACAATCTGTACCTGAAGCAGAAAATTCAACGATTCTGAAGACTCTGTGGTTCCCTTCCAGCACTATCCCCACTCGGAAATCTGGGCAGATTGTCTATGGATGTGCCTTCCTGCTTGGTGAGCAGTAGGGCTTCTCTTTGGCTGTATTCTAAATTTGGCAGTATGGGGAGGGCGGTGTGTTTTGGGCAGTTGAGGAGGAATCTTGGAGAGATGATGGCCCTTCCTGAGGTGGGCAGTTTTGAGATGGGTGTGACCCAAGGTCCTGGCATCTTTGTCTTCTGGAGTCCAGCCTGTTCCCCTCCACCTTGACCCCTGCAGTTCTCCTGCTGACGATCCTGAGCCTGATCCTGGCCCTGTTGACCAGCCAGGTGTTCTCTGGACTCCCAGTGTACACAACAGtgactgtgctgctgctgctcatcATTGGGGTCACGGCCATCATCTGGAGGCAGCCCCAGAACCCCTCTCCTCTTCACTGCAAGGTAGGTGACCTTATGTGTCCAAGCTCTCCACCTTGAGGAATGAAGGCCGCCTGCTCTGACATCTAAATGCTATAGGCTCGATCAGGAGTTGCTCCTGGAAGGGAAGTTGCTAAAACCAATTGACCCTTTCCTGATCCACACTCAGTGCTTTACACACACAATCTCAGTAGGCACTGAACACACAGCCTGCATTGAACTGGACTCTTCCTGCCCATGTGGAGTAGGGTCTCCCTTTCAGACGCCTGGGGTGTGTTCATGGATGAACTGACTTTGTCCACAGGTCCTTTGTTGGCCTGTCCTCCCACTGGTGAGCATCTTTGTGAACGTTTACTTGATGATGCAGATGAACACTAGGACCTGGGTCCAGTTTGGCCTCTGGATGGGGATTGGTGAGTGACTTTCTTGGAAACTGAGGCCCCTTGAGTGACTGAACCCAAGTGTCTTCCTACTACCTCTCCCCTAAACTGTCAGATGCAACAGAAGGCATAGGACATCTGCTGGGCTTTCATAAATGAGGAGAGCTCCTACTGTTCCTTCTCACTGTCTCATCTCCCTACTAGGATCTGTCATATACTTTGGATATGGTATCCGACACAGCCTGGGGGAGAACAATGATCAACAGCTGCCGGCCTCCAATCCCCAAATGCTTGATGGAAACATCCCTGGTGATTAATCTTCTTAACCACAGGACATAGATAGTGTGTGGAATTCCTCCAGACTCAGAAGTCTCTTTTGGTTCAAGTGGCACTTTGAGCCTCTGTGGAGCCTGAAGGTGAAATGCATTTACAGCTATGTGCTTATTGCCAGCAGATAAAATGACTTTACTGTTGAATAATTTCGAAGTAAACTTTTCAAAgcaaaatatatattcagaaaagCACATGCTTCATAAGTGAGCCTCAAGGTGAATTTCCACAAAGAAAGTACAACAAAATAACCATCAACCAGAGAAAGTACTAAAATATTAATGGGTGTATAAGAAGCACCTTCTTGTGTCTGTTTCCACTGAAAATGCAGAGATTGTGACCTGGGAAGGAAATGTAGGTAAGTATATTTTCTGCCCAGGGTTATACTTTAAACATTAAGACATAAATAAGTTGGAAGTAAAAGGAGGGGAACAAACACTCTGTACAAACAGTGACACAAGAATGCTAGGGCAGCTATCTTATTATAGAACAAAGTAgagtttaagaaaaagagaataacAGATAAAATAGATCATTGAGTAATGATAAAGGGAAATGCTCATTTTAATCTCTTCCCCCAGCTTATTGAGATGTAGTGTAATATCGTCCAAATGATCATTTCTCTTTACTCTTCTGTGGTAGAACGTTAGAGTTATACAACAGAGTTGATGAGAAAAAGTTCTTAATTGAAAAAACAACAAGGACACCTGCGTTGCTAGAGGGAAGGAAATGGGATGGGAAGTAATAATTGGCTGATGAATGCTTACAGTTGGGTGAAGCTAAAAGATGGGAAATGAACCTGgagaaacaagatgaaaagtGGTTGCTGCAGAACAGAATGCTTGAAACTGAGATCATGGACTTTCATGATGTTGGTGATAATGATATAGAGGGTTGTTTGTGGGAATGAACAACTGAAGTAGAGTAAAAGGGGGATGGAAGTCAAGAAACTAAACAGCAAAATTATCAGATGgattaaagaataaatgaaggaaGATGAACAGAAACGGAGATATCACTATCTTGCGAGTTTGAATGAAATTACTGGATTAGAAATTAATGGGGACTGAAACTGTCAGGTGAAACTTTGATGGAAGAGGTTGACATCACCTGATTGTCATTCTTCCCTTACTGATGAGGGACACCCAGGTTTTGTGCTACCCAATGTGCTGTGATAAGCAGTACAGGACACTTCCTAGAACATAGCCTTGATGACAAACTGCATCAGAATATAATCAAGCCTCTAGAGCAACTCCCAGCTCACAGCAGGTATAAAGGATAGATTCACATTTCAACTGAAAATGCCATCAGCCAAAACCAGAATGTGggtaattctccaggaaagaaaatggTGCTTTTTCATGACTATTAAATggtatggggaattccctggtggtctagtcatTAGGACTCCATTTTTCCACTATAGGGTGTGCAGGTTCTGTCCcagatgggggaactaagatcccacaagctgcacagtgcaACCAATAAAATAAGTGACGTGACCCAAATTGGAGACTCATTCATTAATCAAATACGATTACCTATATGGGTATACGCTGGAAATATTGCTGGTTGGGTCCAGAtgacccaatttttaaaaaactggcaataaaagagtcatacacaaatTTTTTAGTTTCCCCATGCATGTAAAagtcatgttttaaaaaagttatgttatactatactatactcaGTGTGAAATAACATTTCGTTTAAAAAAGTACACACcttgatttaaaaatacttttttctaaaatatggtaAACATCAACTGATAACACAGTGGTCACAAATCAATTTGTAAAACATGCAGTATTTGTAAAAAGTGaagcatgtgtgtacatgtgaatATATCTGTACATAGTAAGATATATATagttaaatgcataaaatatgtatctatataagattatgtattaaaatatatattttaaatgttcacaGTTTCTATGAAGTTCACTGCATTTAGgtgtcttgtatttttatttgctaaatctctCCACCTCTTGGTCTCTTTATATGCTCTCTGTGTTCTAATCACCTCTTTTTATGAGGATATCAGTCATATTGGGTTAGGGCcaaccctaatgacctcatttaaatTTAGTTACCTCTTTAGGGCCCTCTcaccaaatacagtcacattctgtggTCCTGGGGGTTAGGGTTTCGGCAGAGGAATTTGACAACAGGGAAACGTATTCAACTCACAACACGTTTGACCACCATTTTCTCCCCAGCAGCTGAAACAGTGTCTGAAGTGCAGAAAATGTTCAATTATATTTGATGAGATATATAATAAAAGAATCACATGTACatgtaatattttgaaagtgaaaagtgaaagtgaagtcgctcaatcgtgtccgactctttgcgaccccatggactgtagcccaccaggctatgtgccccaaaacagagaaaattttatttttcaggtgaTATCAAGGGGAATGAACAGtattcacttgaaaaaaaaattttgtgaaattaattGAAATGGAAAATGAGAATTTAAAGCTATATCTAATCTATGACTAGattggtttttctggtagtcatatgtgaatgtgacagctggaccataaagacggctgagcaccaaagaactgaactTTAgtcattttgaactgtggtgctggagaagactcttgagagtcccttgagagactctttttttttttttttttttttttattagttggaggctaattacttcacaacatttcagtgggttatgtcatacattgacatgaatcagccatggagttacacgtattccccatcccgatcccccctcccacctccctctccacacgattcctctgggccttcccagtgcaccaggcccaagcacttgtctcatgcatcccacctgggctggtgatctgtttcactatagataatatacatgctgttctctcgaaacatcccaccctcaccttctcccacagagttcaaaagtctgttctgtacttctgtgtctctttttctgttttgcatgtagagttatcattaccatctttctaaattccatatatatgtgttagtatgctgtaatattctttatctttctggcttacttcactctgtataatgggctccagtttcatccatctcattagaactgatttaaatgaattctttttaacagctgagtaatattccatggtgtatatgtaccacagcttccttatccattcgtctgctgacgggcatttaggttgcttccatgtcctggctattataaacagtgctgtgatgaacattggggtgcacgtgtctctttcagatctggtttcctcagtgtgtatgcccagaagtggtattgctgggtcatatgacagttctatttccagtccttgagagactcttgagagacagCAAGAAattcaagccagtcaatcctaaagaaaatcattcattggaatattcatcggaagggctgatgctgaagctacaatactttggccacctgatgcgaataactgactcattggaaaagaccctgatgctgggaaagatcgagggcaggagtaggaaggggtggcagaggatgaaatggttagacagcatcaccgactcaatggacagcagtttgagcaaattccaggagacagtgaaggacagggatgcctggcatgctgcagtccatggagttgcaaagagttggatatgactttgtGAATGAatgtaacaacaacaaactcCTAATTGGTGCTGAGCTGGGCTTAGGGATTCCCCACAACTGAGTGTCTCAGGTCACAAGCACATTGTGCAAGGCCAAGTTGTGTAAATAAAACTGGGAGGGAGGAGGATTGAGAGTTGGGTCCCCGGTTTTACAGCCCCTCTTTTTCAGGGTTCTTGATGATCAAATGAGTCTGTGTCCACAGAAGCAATCAATAAAGAACCTACCATAgggatagaaaaaaatttaatttgaacCAAACTGAGGGCTATAGTTGGGAAGGAAgcctctcagagagctctgaggaactgctctgcTGAAGCATGATTTCCAGCATCCTCTTACACCTCATCCAAACAAAGCTCACACATAAACATGACAGGGCGCATTCCTTCAATGTTTCAAGAGAGTCAGACTTAGTACAGAGACAGCGAGACAGCAGGACCCTGGTGTCTAGGAAGGGAACTTTATCTTGGAGGGAGTGTTAACATGGACGCCATGAAAAGGGAGTTACTCATTCTTATCTTCCAAACAGACTCTCTTTACCTCAATGGTTAAAGCAGATGAGCTGTGAGGGCTGGACAGGCTGTCCTAGTTCACACACAGTTCAAGATGAACCATAAGAAAAAATGACTTCCTACCTCAGTATGTGAATACTTCTCCATCACAAGCAGACAAAAATCTATATGATCCAGCTATTCTACTTCTGAAAgagagagtgttagtcactcactcgtgtctgactctttgcaaccccatggactgtagcccgccaggctcctctgtccctgaaattctccaggcaagaatactagagagggtagccattcccttctccgggggatcttcctgacccagggatcgaacctgggtattcccacattgcaggcagattctttactgtctgagtcaccagggaagctcgctCTACTTCCGAGGCTAAACCAAAACAACGGATAACACACTCTGGAGGAGGTACTTGTACACTcattttcatagcagcattattcacaaaactAAAACCcgaaagcaacccaagtgcccattgaCCAACATATGCATAAGTCAATGGGGTAGGTACAAACAATAGAGTATTATTTATCATTAAAAAGGGAGGGAATTccaacacatgctacaacatgaaagAACTTGGTGGACTTTTCACTAAGCTAACTTAACCTGACAGGAAATGGCAAATATTCTGATTCTACTTAAATGAAGTATCTGGAGTGGTtagactcatagacacagagaggAGGAGGGTAATTGCCaggaattgggaaaggagaaagggggGATTGTTGTTGAATGGGAATGGAGATGAacttttgcaagatgaaaacagTCCTGGAGTTTGGTTGCACAAAATTCGAATGTGCTTAACATAACtagacacttaaaaatggttaaaatggtcaattttatgttatAGGTATTATGCCACAATAAAAAAAGACCTCTCAGAACCTCCTCCTGAGGGTAACCACATAAGTGTCAAGAGCTGATAGCAACACTGCTCTCCGCCTAcccagccccatccccaccccaacaACCCAGGAGTAAGGACTGTCTTCTGTGCTCAGGACTCCCTGCTTCAGTTTTTAGAACTCCAACCTCGCACATCTTAACCTCAGCCTCCCTGACTGACCCAGTGCTCCAGGCTCTGCTCCAAGGATCCAGTAAGTCTCGGGCCACCCTCTTCTGTAGGAGACTGGGCACTGAGTTCACATCCTCCCAAAGAGACCTCTGCAACCCCAGAGTGCAGGGGTTAGCCCGGCTCCAGCCTGAGGGTGGAGAGGCCCATTTTCTAGATGAAAGCAGAAGGAAACGAGAActcagtttgtgtgtgtatgtgtgtgaagagGTAGTATGGGGGAGATTGCATTAGTGTCTTGA
Proteins encoded in this region:
- the LOC133054852 gene encoding cationic amino acid transporter 3-like isoform X2; amino-acid sequence: MADSLRERLMLRPRISSFQGGTKLPQLLQVSLLLQILRIKKRPPSLQRNSLCCRSEPPRFSRMLYQDVHQFGQKLIRRRPLEPREESESGRAHCLNTIDLTALGVSGTLGAGVYIMVGEVAVYEAGPAIVICFLLAGLSTFLSGLCYAELVAWVPRSGSAYLYSYVTMGTASEARAWSLAFDSLIGNHISQAFQGTFSPYMPYFLAWYPDFFALGLVLLLTGLNISGLIFIIISGFIMGDLHNWKLTEQDYTLNTSESTDTSSLGPLGAGGFIPFGIEGILQGAATCIYAFVGFDVIATTGVEARNPQRSIPISIMITILICFLMYIGVSAALTLLVPYYQIHPGSLLLQAFLDVGWRHLRYVLAAITICALSSSLLGTMFSMPRVIYTMAEDGLLFRRLAQIHARTRTAIWTILASGSLAAVMALLFELTDLVDLMSIGTLLAYSLVAFSVLVLRYQPEQNLSQNETAEEEIDIFQLEARPLQSVPEAENSTILKTLWFPSSTIPTRKSGQIVYGCAFLLVLLLTILSLILALLTSQVFSGLPVYTTVTVLLLLIIGVTAIIWRQPQNPSPLHCKVLCWPVLPLVSIFVNVYLMMQMNTRTWVQFGLWMGIGSVIYFGYGIRHSLGENNDQQLPASNPQMLDGNIPGD
- the LOC133054852 gene encoding cationic amino acid transporter 3-like isoform X1, whose product is MADSLRERLMLRPRISSFQGGTKLPQLLQVSLLLQILRIKKRPPSLQRNSLCCRSEPPRFSRMLYQDVHQFGQKLIRRRPLEPREESESGRAHCLNTIDLTALGVSGTLGAGVYIMVGEVAVYEAGPAIVICFLLAGLSTFLSGLCYAELVAWVPRSGSAYLYSYVTMGTASEARAWSLAFDSLIGNHISQAFQGTFSPYMPYFLAWYPDFFALGLVLLLTGLLVLGLHESVMLNKVFAGLNISGLIFIIISGFIMGDLHNWKLTEQDYTLNTSESTDTSSLGPLGAGGFIPFGIEGILQGAATCIYAFVGFDVIATTGVEARNPQRSIPISIMITILICFLMYIGVSAALTLLVPYYQIHPGSLLLQAFLDVGWRHLRYVLAAITICALSSSLLGTMFSMPRVIYTMAEDGLLFRRLAQIHARTRTAIWTILASGSLAAVMALLFELTDLVDLMSIGTLLAYSLVAFSVLVLRYQPEQNLSQNETAEEEIDIFQLEARPLQSVPEAENSTILKTLWFPSSTIPTRKSGQIVYGCAFLLVLLLTILSLILALLTSQVFSGLPVYTTVTVLLLLIIGVTAIIWRQPQNPSPLHCKVLCWPVLPLVSIFVNVYLMMQMNTRTWVQFGLWMGIGSVIYFGYGIRHSLGENNDQQLPASNPQMLDGNIPGD
- the LOC133054852 gene encoding cationic amino acid transporter 3-like isoform X3; the encoded protein is MADSLRERLMLRPRISSRSEPPRFSRMLYQDVHQFGQKLIRRRPLEPREESESGRAHCLNTIDLTALGVSGTLGAGVYIMVGEVAVYEAGPAIVICFLLAGLSTFLSGLCYAELVAWVPRSGSAYLYSYVTMGTASEARAWSLAFDSLIGNHISQAFQGTFSPYMPYFLAWYPDFFALGLVLLLTGLLVLGLHESVMLNKVFAGLNISGLIFIIISGFIMGDLHNWKLTEQDYTLNTSESTDTSSLGPLGAGGFIPFGIEGILQGAATCIYAFVGFDVIATTGVEARNPQRSIPISIMITILICFLMYIGVSAALTLLVPYYQIHPGSLLLQAFLDVGWRHLRYVLAAITICALSSSLLGTMFSMPRVIYTMAEDGLLFRRLAQIHARTRTAIWTILASGSLAAVMALLFELTDLVDLMSIGTLLAYSLVAFSVLVLRYQPEQNLSQNETAEEEIDIFQLEARPLQSVPEAENSTILKTLWFPSSTIPTRKSGQIVYGCAFLLVLLLTILSLILALLTSQVFSGLPVYTTVTVLLLLIIGVTAIIWRQPQNPSPLHCKVLCWPVLPLVSIFVNVYLMMQMNTRTWVQFGLWMGIGSVIYFGYGIRHSLGENNDQQLPASNPQMLDGNIPGD
- the LOC133054852 gene encoding cationic amino acid transporter 3-like isoform X4, yielding MADSLRERLMLRPRISRSEPPRFSRMLYQDVHQFGQKLIRRRPLEPREESESGRAHCLNTIDLTALGVSGTLGAGVYIMVGEVAVYEAGPAIVICFLLAGLSTFLSGLCYAELVAWVPRSGSAYLYSYVTMGTASEARAWSLAFDSLIGNHISQAFQGTFSPYMPYFLAWYPDFFALGLVLLLTGLLVLGLHESVMLNKVFAGLNISGLIFIIISGFIMGDLHNWKLTEQDYTLNTSESTDTSSLGPLGAGGFIPFGIEGILQGAATCIYAFVGFDVIATTGVEARNPQRSIPISIMITILICFLMYIGVSAALTLLVPYYQIHPGSLLLQAFLDVGWRHLRYVLAAITICALSSSLLGTMFSMPRVIYTMAEDGLLFRRLAQIHARTRTAIWTILASGSLAAVMALLFELTDLVDLMSIGTLLAYSLVAFSVLVLRYQPEQNLSQNETAEEEIDIFQLEARPLQSVPEAENSTILKTLWFPSSTIPTRKSGQIVYGCAFLLVLLLTILSLILALLTSQVFSGLPVYTTVTVLLLLIIGVTAIIWRQPQNPSPLHCKVLCWPVLPLVSIFVNVYLMMQMNTRTWVQFGLWMGIGSVIYFGYGIRHSLGENNDQQLPASNPQMLDGNIPGD
- the LOC133054852 gene encoding cationic amino acid transporter 3-like isoform X5; the protein is MLYQDVHQFGQKLIRRRPLEPREESESGRAHCLNTIDLTALGVSGTLGAGVYIMVGEVAVYEAGPAIVICFLLAGLSTFLSGLCYAELVAWVPRSGSAYLYSYVTMGTASEARAWSLAFDSLIGNHISQAFQGTFSPYMPYFLAWYPDFFALGLVLLLTGLLVLGLHESVMLNKVFAGLNISGLIFIIISGFIMGDLHNWKLTEQDYTLNTSESTDTSSLGPLGAGGFIPFGIEGILQGAATCIYAFVGFDVIATTGVEARNPQRSIPISIMITILICFLMYIGVSAALTLLVPYYQIHPGSLLLQAFLDVGWRHLRYVLAAITICALSSSLLGTMFSMPRVIYTMAEDGLLFRRLAQIHARTRTAIWTILASGSLAAVMALLFELTDLVDLMSIGTLLAYSLVAFSVLVLRYQPEQNLSQNETAEEEIDIFQLEARPLQSVPEAENSTILKTLWFPSSTIPTRKSGQIVYGCAFLLVLLLTILSLILALLTSQVFSGLPVYTTVTVLLLLIIGVTAIIWRQPQNPSPLHCKVLCWPVLPLVSIFVNVYLMMQMNTRTWVQFGLWMGIGSVIYFGYGIRHSLGENNDQQLPASNPQMLDGNIPGD